TTCATCTCCGGCGTCTACTTCGCCTACGGCGACATCCCCTCGTGGATGCAGCAGGTGGCAGCCCTCTTCCCGCTCAAGTGGGTGGCCCAGGGCATGCGGTCGGTCTTCTACCCTGCGGCCATGGAGACCCAGGAGGTGGCCAGCGCCTGGGAGCACCCGATGGTCGCCCTCGTGCTCACCCTCTGGCTGGTCGCCGGCCTCGTCCTGTGCACCCGCACCTTCACCTGGTTCAAGCGGGGCTCGGTCTGATGGAGGCAGCGACCGCAGCAGCGCACGACCGCGACCTCGTCTGGCGCCGTCAGCTGGTGTTCTGGCACGCGACCTTCGGCGTGCTCTTCGTGGTCACGCTCTACCTCACCGCGATGGACGACCGGGGCCAGCGCCTCGCCGGCGCGGCCTGCGTGGCCGGCATCGGGATCGCGTATGCCGTGTGGGGCGCCCGGGGCCTGCAGCTCCAGGACCGCCGGCTCGGGACGACCTACCTCGCGGTGGCCTGGCCGCTGTTCCTCCTGCTCATCGCGATCAACCCGGAGGGCGACTACTACTTCGTCTCCTTCGCGCTCTTCCCGCAGACCTGGGCGCTGCTCTCGCGCCGCGCCGCGGTGTGGGTCACCGTGGCGGTGGTCGTCGGACTGAGCGTGGTGCGCCTGCTCACGCTGCCCCAGACCACCGGCGCGCTGATGACGATCGTGGTGTCATCGGCGATCACGCTGGGCCTCTCGCTCGGCATGGGCCTGCTCATCCACGTGCTGACCGACGAGATGGAACGCCGCGCCGACACGATCGAGGAGCTCCACCGCACCCAGGTCGACCTCGCCGCTGCCGAGCGCGCCCAAGGCGTCTTCGCCGAGCGGGAGCGGCTCTCCCGCGAGATCCACGACACCCTCGCGCAGGGGTTCACCTCCGTGGTGACCCTGGCACGGGCGGCCGATGCCGCGCTCGACCGGGGCGACCTCGAGACGGTGCGCGAGCGGCTGGCGCTGCTCGAGTCGACGGCGGCGGAGAACCTTGCCGAGGCCCGGCTGATCGTCGCCGCGCTGACGCCCGGGCACCTCCAGCAGGGCACCCTTGCCGAGGCGCTCCAGCGCGTGGTCGACACCGCGTCGGCCGAGTCGGGCATCGACGGCACCCTCACCGTGGTGGGCTCGCCCGCGACGGCGGCCGCCAACTCCGAGGTGGTCCTCCTCCGCACGGCGCAGGAGGCGATCGCCAACATCCGCAGGCACTCGGGCGCCTCCTCGTTCTCGGTCCGCCTCGACTACTCAGACCCCGCCCGGGTCGGCCTCGAGGTCACCGACGACGGCCAGGGCTTCGATCCCGGCCGGGTGCGGTCGGGCTTCGGGATCGTGGGCGCCCGGTCACGGGCAGCCGACCTCGGGTCCGAGCTCGTCGTCGACACCGTGCCGGGGTCGGGCACCACGCTGCGCGTGAGCGTGCCCCGATGACGCTGCGGCTGGTGGTCGTCGACGACCACCCCGTCGTGCGTGCCGGGCTCGTGGCGATGCTGGGTGAGGAGCCCGACTTCGAGGTGGTCGGCGAGGCGGCGGACGGAGCGGAGGCCGTGGTCCGGGTCGGTGAGCTCGCGCCCGACGTCGTGCTCATGGACCTGCGCATGCCCGTGCTCGACGGCGCCGAGGCGACCGCGCGCCTGCGGGAGAACGGCGGACCGCCGGTGCTCGTGCTGACCACCTACGACACCGACGCCGACATCGTCCGGGCGGTCGAGGCCGGCGCCACGGGTTACCTGCTGAAGGACGCCCCCCGGGCGGTGCTGGCGCAGGCCGTGCGCGCCGCAGCCCGGGGCGAGACGGTGCTCGCCCCGCCGGTGGTGGCCCGTCTCGCCGGCCGGCTGCGCGCCGATGCCGCCTCCGCCCAGGCTGGCGCAAGCGCGCCGCAGCTGACCCCCCGCGAGGTCGAGGTGCTCGGCTGCGTCGCCCGCGGCCTGTCCAACGCCGAGGTGGGGCGCGCGCTGTTCATCGGCGAGGCCACGGTCAAGACCCACCTGCTGCGGACCTTCGAGAAGCTCGGGGTGACCGACCGCACGGCGGCGGTCACCGCGGCATACCGTCTGGGGCTGCTGGAGCTCTGACGCGAGCCCAGCAGCCCCAGCCGGAGCGTGGTGCTCAGCGGGTCATGCCCAGCAGGTGCTGGCGCAGCGCCAGCTGGTGCGGTGACAGGACGGCCCCTGAGCGGCTCATTCCCGAGGCGGCCGAGGCGCTCGACGGGTCGGGCGGGGGCAGCGGGTCGCACCGCAGGTCGGCGCGGTTGCCGGAGCGGCGGTCGGGCAGCTCGCCGGTGGCGAGGTAGGCCGCGATGGCCCCGTCCGTGCAGTCCACGCCGGAGAGGGAGGCGGAGTGGGTGGTGCCGCCCACGCCCTCGATGAGGCGCGACTCCGGGAACAGCCGGCGCGTGGCGAGCGCGCCGGAGAACGGCGTCGCCGCGTCGTGGGTCTCGGAGACGAGCAGGATCGGCGGTGCGTCCGAGCCGTCGACCTCGACGGGCTCGCCCACGTCACCGGCCCAGGTGCGGCAGGGGGCGTTGAACCACGCGTTGCCCCAGGTGAGGAACGGAGCCTTCTCGTGGATGCGCCAGTTGACCTCACGCCAGGTGTCCCAGTCCTGCGGCCACGGTGCGTCCGTGCAGATCACCGCGAGGTACATGGCGTAGCCGTTGTCGGCCCCCGGTCCCGAGGGGCCCTGGAAGGCGTCGGCGAGGGCCTTGACGGGGGCGTAGTTCCCGTCGTTGACCGCGGCGGCGAAGGCTGTCGCGATCTCGTGCCAGGCGAAGACCCCGTAGCCGGCGACCACGAAGACGTCGTTCCACTCGGTCGCCCCGAACTGGCCACCCGCCTGGGGCGAGCTGGTCAGCGCCTTGAGGACCTCGTAGTAGGCGTCCTCGACGTCGTCACCGCTCGTCCCGAGGCCGTAGACGTCGTCGTGCTTGGCGATCCAGTCGAAGTAGATCCCGATGGTCTTCTCGAACGCGAAGTCCTGGTCGAGGTTCGCGTGCCACCAGACCCGGTCGGGGTTGATGACGCCGTCGAACACCATCCGCCGAACGCGGTCGGGGTGCAAGGTGGCGTAGACCTCGCCGAGGTAGGTGCCGTAGGAGAAGCCGTAGAAGTTGATCTTCTTGGCGCCGAGGGCGGCGCGGATGCTCTCCATGTCGGCGATGGTGTCGGTCGTCTTCAGGTGGTCGAGCAGGCGCCCGCCGGCGGCCTCGCAGTCCTCGGCGTAGTTCTCGGTCTTGGTCAGCCAGGCCTGCTCGATGCTCTTGGTCCGCGGGACGTACGAGGGCGGTGTGTCCTCGAAGTAGCTGCCGTCGCAGGTGAGCGAGGGCCTGCTCGCCCCGACGCCGCGGGGGTCGAAGCCGATCCAGTCGTAGGTCAGGCCCGCGCCGTCGGGGACGATCCGCTGGAGCACCGAGTAGATGAGCCCCGAGCCGCCCGGACCACCGGGGTTGACCAGCATGACGCCCTGGTACTCCGAGGCCGGTGACGTGTGGCGCATGCGGGAGACGGCCAGCTGGATCTTCTCGCCCTTGGGGCGGTCGTAGTCCAGAGGCACGCTGACCATGGCGCACTCGGCGCCGAAGTCCTTCAGGAGCTGGTCGACGCAGTCGCCCCAGCTGGGCGCCGGCGGGACGTAGCCGGTCGCCATGGTGGCGGTCGTGGTGGTGGCGGTGACGCCCTGGGCCGGCGCAGCGACGGCCAAGGCGCCGATGGTGATCCCCGCGGCAGCCGCGGCGAGCAGTCTCCTCATCGTGGTCCTCCCCCGTGAGTGGCACGGCGATGTGCCGGTCGAACCACTCTTCCCGCCGCAGGGGCGCCCGGGGACCGCCACGCGGGCTAGTCAGGGGCGCCCCGCATGGGCGTCGTTTGCCGTAGTCCGCTGCGCCGGTGCGCCGCTCGGGACGGCGTGCGATGGGGGTGGGACGACGGGTCAGTCGCGGCCCTCGATGAGGTCCTCGACGACCTCCTCGGTCTCCTCGATCGCCACGCGGGCGGCGCTCTTGGCCCGGACGAACTCGAAGATCATCGGCACGACCGACACCGCGACGATGGCGAGGATCGCGAGCTCGAGGTGCTCCGTGAGCGCCGGGAACCGCTTGCCGAGGAAGTAGCCGAGCAGCGTGATGCCGGTGGCCCAGAGCAGCGCGCCGACGCCGCTCCAGACGAAGAAGTGGCGGCGGTCCATGCGGCTGACGCCGGCCACCACCGTGATGAAGGTCCGCACGATCGGCACGAAGCGGCCGATGATCAGGGCCTTGGCACCGTGCTTCTCGAAGAAGGCGTGGGTGTCGTCGAAGTACTTCTTCTTGATGAAGCGGCCCTCACGCTCGTAGAGCGGGGCCCCGACGGCTCGGCCGATCTCGTAGCCGGTGATGTTCCCCAGGAAGGCCGCCGCGGTCAGGACCGCGCAGGCGACCCCGATGTTGACGTCGATCGAGTCGCCGTTAGCGATGAACAGGCCCACCGCGAAGAGCAGCGAGTCACCGGGGAGGATCGGGAACAGCAGCCCGCACTCGATGAAGACGATCGCCGCGCTCACCCAGAAGAACTGCCCGCCGAAGCGGTCGAGCAGCCATTGGGGGTCCATCCAGTCGGGGCCGAGAGAGTGCATCACGAGCCCAAGGGTATGCCGCGGAGCCGGGTCTGCCCGAATCCGCGCGGTCCGCCCGGCGGGCTTTGCTCCCTCTTGGGGCCAGGCAACCGTGACGGTCACCGCCTGCCATTGACACGGTCTGCCGTGCCTGAGGACAGTGAGAGGCATGATCCGCCTACTGCGTGACATGCCCGCCGGGGTCCTCGGGCTCGAGGCGGTGGACGACGTGGAGAAGGAGGACTACCAGAAGGTCATCGTGCCCGCAGTCAACAAGGTCATTGAGGAGCACGGGAAGGTGCGCCTGGTCTACGTCCTCGGGCCGGAGTTCGACGACTACGAGGGGGACGCGGTCTGGGAGGACCTGAAACTGGGCGCACGGCACCCGACGTCGTTCGAACGAATGGCGATCGTCACCGATGCGGCTTGGGCAGGCCCGGCGGTCAAGGTGTTCAGCGTCCTGTGGCCCGGGCAGGCACGCGCGTTTCGCCTCTCTGACCTCGAGGCAGCCAAGCATTGGGCGGCCGAAGACTCCAGCTGACGGGGATGACGCCGCCCGAGGTGCTCATCCAAGGACTGGGTCAGTCCGCGCCCCGCTGCAGGAATGTGAGCGTCCGCACGGCGGTTGGCCTGCACATGGGACAGACACCAGGTCCGGGGGTCCGGCAGCTGCGCCTCACGGTCCACGCCGAGGACTACGAGCAGGCGGTGGCCTTCTACCGCGACACCCTCGGCATGCCGGTCGAGCTGCACGTCGAGAGCGAGGGCGGGGCCGAGGTGATGATCCTCGACGCCGGCCGCGCCACGCTCGAGCTGTGCAACACCGCCCAGGTGGAGCTCATCGACCAGGTGGAGGTCGGTCGTCGCGTCAGCCCGAAGTTCCGCCTCGCCCTCGAGGTCATGGACGCCGACGGAGCGACGACCCGCGCGGTGGAGTCCGGGGCCGATCTGGTCGCCGAGCCCACGCGCACCCCGTGGAACTCGCTGAACTCGCGCCTGGAGACGCCCGGAGGCATCCAGCTCACGCTGTTCGAGGAGCTCGGCGACTGAGCCCTACTGGCCCGTGCGTCCGTCGATGCACTCGCGGAGCAGGTCCGCGTGCCCGCAGTGTCGGGCGTACTCCTCGACCATGTGCACCAGCACGTCGCGCGCGCTGACCGTGTCCCCGTGGTGGGTGACCTCCAGCGCCATGTCGGGGTTGCCCTGCACCCACTGCTCGGCGAACGCGACCTCCTCACGCCACGCTTTCCACGCCTCCTCGACACACGCGGCGTCGCCGACCGCGCCGTCCCAGTCGGCGTCGGAGCGCCGCGGGCCCCAGAGCCGGGGAGCGTCCTCCTGGGACAGCACCCGGCGGAACCACGAGCGCTCGACCTCCGCCATGTGCCGCACCAGCCCCAGGAGGGACATCGTCGACGGCGGCACGGATCGCGTGGCCATCTGCTCCGGGCTCAGCCCCTCGCACTTCATCTCGAGGGTGAGGCGGTAGTGCCTCAGGTAGTCGGCGTAGGTGCCGCGCTCGTCCTTGGGCACGTTCTCGAAGGGCTGGCGCGGGTCGACGTCCGGCTCGACCCACATGTCAGGGTGCTTCCGCGGTGTCTCGGGCATGCCTGCCATCGTGGTGGTCGTGACCGATGAGGACAACCGAGTTGGAGTCGGCCCGTGGAAGGGGCCCTGGCCGGACGACGAGCGTTACGACCCCGACCTGCTGCGCAACGGCGACAGCCGCAACGTCGTCGACCCGTACCGGTACTGGAGGCTCGAGGCGATCGTCGCCGACCTCGACACCCACCGCCACGACTTCCACGTCGCCGTGGAGAACTGGGGCCACGACTTCAACATCGGGTCCGTGATCCGCACGGCAAACGCGTTCAACGCCAGGGCTTTCCACATCGTCGGCAAGCGACGCTGGAACCGGCGGGGCGCCATGGTCACCGACCGCTACCAGCACGAGCACCACCACCCCGAGGTGACCGACCTCGTGGCCTGGGCCGCCGCGGCGGGAGGCGAGGGACGCGGCATACCGCTCATCGGCATCGACAACCTGCCGGGCTCGGTGCCGCTGGAGACCTTCGACCTGCCGCGCGAGTGCGTGCTCGTCTTCGGGCAGGAGGGGCCCGGGCTGTCACCGGCGATGCGGGAGGCGTGCGTCGCCGTGCTCGACATCGCGCAGTTCGGTTCGACGCGCTCCATCAACGCCGGGGCGGCCGCTGCCATCGCGATGCACGCGTGGGTGCGTCGCCACGTCTTCAACCAGCCTGTGCGCGAGACCTGACGCGGTGCCGTCGACGTAGCCACAGCAGGACGACGAGCCCGACGCCGCCGGCGACGAGGCCGGCCTCGGGCCACCGCCACGACAGCGTCGAGACGGACGTGCCCCAGATGCTGGTGTGGGCCGGTCCGGAGAGCGCGTCGTCGGCGAGGTCGAGCCGAGTGAGGTGGAGTCGTGGGTCGGTGACGACCAGCGCGCCGGACGGGTCGGCGACACCCTCGGGGCCGAGCCTCAGCCCGTCGGGCTCGAGGCGGGGGAGCACCCAGGTGCCGTCCTGCCACTCGACCGGTGTGCCGGAGTAGAGCGGGGGTGACTCAGTCTCTGCCCCCACCGATGTCCAGCCCTCACTCGTCTGCGCGCCGGACCGCAGGTCGAAGGACAGCAGCCCGATCCCGCTCTGCCCCATGCCCTGCGGGTAGCTGCGGCTGACGCCCAAGGCGACGAACAGGGTGTGGTGATCCGGCGACAACGAGGGGCTCCACTGGGTGTAGGTGGAGCCCGGCACCTCGGTCTCGCTCAGGAGCACCGGCAGGCGGCGGCGTTGGCCGGCCAGGTCCAGGGCCACCGGTGTCAGTTCGAGTGTCGCCAGGCCCTCGACCTCGGCGGCGCGAGGCTCGAGCACGAGGAGCTCGGAGCTGCCCAGCCACCCGGCGAGGTTCACCTCCTCGGCCAACGGCAGCTCGCGCACCGACCCGTCGACACCCAGCACCAGCAGCAAGGGAGCGGCCGCGGCCCCGCCCGTGGCTCGCACGGCGACGTGACGCCCGTCGGGAGCGAAGTACGCGGGCGTCTGCACCTCAGCGAGGTAGGGCGTGGGCGACTGTGGGGTGTCGCCGCCGTAGACCCGTGCGCTGCCCACGGTCGGGAACTGCGTGAGGTCGCCGGACACCACGTCGTGGATGACGTAGCGCTGCGTCTCCCTGTCGATGTAGCTGAGCCGTCGGCCGTCTGCGGAGATGGCCGGCACCGCGACGTCCAGGAGGTCGTGGGTGGTGGGGAGACGGGTCAGGTCACCGTCCTGGGCCACGGCATACCAGGTGCCGTCGCTGGGGCCGCGGCCCTCGGTGGTGCCGAACGCGATCCCGGCCAAGGGCTCACCGCTCTTGGGCAGGTCGCTGACACGCCAAGGCTTGGCGATGCGCTCGGGGTGACCGACGCCAGGACCGCCCTCGGCCGGTGGTGCGGGCTGCGCCTGGAGCCCGGGAAACGCCAGGAATGCGGCAGCGACCAATGCGGCCGCCACCGCAGCCGTGCGGCCAGCGCGCGAGCGGAGGCGTCGACGCCGTCCCTGCCGCCAGGCCACGCCGGCCAGGTCGCGTCCGACATCCGTCGGCTGGACCTCCACGGCGAGCTCGTCGAAGGCCTCTGCCAGTGTCCTGCTCATCGCGCCGCCACCTTTCCGTGGGTGCCGACCCAGAGGTCGGCCAGCTCAGGAGCGGTGGCGCGCAGTCGAGCCAGGGCTCCCCGGGTGGAGGTCTTCACCGTGCTGACCGACCAGCCCAGGATCGCTGCCGTCTCGGCCTCGGTGCGGTCCTCGTAGAAACGCAGCACCAGCACCGCGCGCTGCTTGGGGCTCAGCCGGGCAAGCGCGTCCTTCAGCAGCAGGCGTTGGTCACTGTCGGCGAACTGGTCCGCGGTGTCCGCGCGGTGGACGGTGTCCTCGGCCGCCGGAGCCACGAGGGTGGGGCGCCTGCGGCGAGCCCGCCAGCCGTCCACGGCACGGTGGTAGAGCGCCCGCCGGGCGTAGGCCTCGGGGTTGCCCTGCCGCTGCACCGACTCCCAGTGCTGGGCGAGACGGCTCAGGCAGTCCTGCAGGAGGTCCTCCGCGAGGTGTCGGTCTCCCGTCAACAGGTAGGCCGTGCGGAGCAGCCCGACCGAGCGCGTCTGCACGAAGCGCTCGAAGTCCTCCACCGTCCCCTCCATGCCCCTCTTGACGTCCGGAGCCCGCCCGGCGGGTGTACGACGGGGGAAAGAATGCCGGATAACCGTGCTGGCCGAACAGAAAGTGCTGGCCGAACAGAAAGTGCTGGCCGAGTTCGGGCTGCTGCGGTGGGATGGCGCGAGTGACCCCTGACGAGCTGCTCGCCCGCTTCCACCAGCAGATCCGCCTGCGTGACCGCGACGCCGAGCCCGGCAACGTCGTCGAGCGCGATGGCCTCGTGCACCGCAACTACCCGGCCGACCCCACCACGCCCGGCGCGATGATCGAGACCCCGGAAGGGCTCGGGCTCGACCCGGATGCCGTGATCGCCCGTCAGCGCGACTTCTTCCGCCACCGCGGGCAGCGGGTGGAGTGGAAGACGTACGGGTACGACGAGCCGGCCGACCTCGGGCAACGCCTGGCCGCAGCCGGGTTCGTGGGCGAGGAGCTCGAGGCGCTCATCCTCGGCGACGCCGAGGTGGTCG
This Knoellia sp. p5-6-4 DNA region includes the following protein-coding sequences:
- a CDS encoding sensor histidine kinase, giving the protein MEAATAAAHDRDLVWRRQLVFWHATFGVLFVVTLYLTAMDDRGQRLAGAACVAGIGIAYAVWGARGLQLQDRRLGTTYLAVAWPLFLLLIAINPEGDYYFVSFALFPQTWALLSRRAAVWVTVAVVVGLSVVRLLTLPQTTGALMTIVVSSAITLGLSLGMGLLIHVLTDEMERRADTIEELHRTQVDLAAAERAQGVFAERERLSREIHDTLAQGFTSVVTLARAADAALDRGDLETVRERLALLESTAAENLAEARLIVAALTPGHLQQGTLAEALQRVVDTASAESGIDGTLTVVGSPATAAANSEVVLLRTAQEAIANIRRHSGASSFSVRLDYSDPARVGLEVTDDGQGFDPGRVRSGFGIVGARSRAADLGSELVVDTVPGSGTTLRVSVPR
- a CDS encoding response regulator transcription factor; the protein is MTLRLVVVDDHPVVRAGLVAMLGEEPDFEVVGEAADGAEAVVRVGELAPDVVLMDLRMPVLDGAEATARLRENGGPPVLVLTTYDTDADIVRAVEAGATGYLLKDAPRAVLAQAVRAAARGETVLAPPVVARLAGRLRADAASAQAGASAPQLTPREVEVLGCVARGLSNAEVGRALFIGEATVKTHLLRTFEKLGVTDRTAAVTAAYRLGLLEL
- a CDS encoding alpha/beta hydrolase, coding for MRRLLAAAAAGITIGALAVAAPAQGVTATTTTATMATGYVPPAPSWGDCVDQLLKDFGAECAMVSVPLDYDRPKGEKIQLAVSRMRHTSPASEYQGVMLVNPGGPGGSGLIYSVLQRIVPDGAGLTYDWIGFDPRGVGASRPSLTCDGSYFEDTPPSYVPRTKSIEQAWLTKTENYAEDCEAAGGRLLDHLKTTDTIADMESIRAALGAKKINFYGFSYGTYLGEVYATLHPDRVRRMVFDGVINPDRVWWHANLDQDFAFEKTIGIYFDWIAKHDDVYGLGTSGDDVEDAYYEVLKALTSSPQAGGQFGATEWNDVFVVAGYGVFAWHEIATAFAAAVNDGNYAPVKALADAFQGPSGPGADNGYAMYLAVICTDAPWPQDWDTWREVNWRIHEKAPFLTWGNAWFNAPCRTWAGDVGEPVEVDGSDAPPILLVSETHDAATPFSGALATRRLFPESRLIEGVGGTTHSASLSGVDCTDGAIAAYLATGELPDRRSGNRADLRCDPLPPPDPSSASAASGMSRSGAVLSPHQLALRQHLLGMTR
- a CDS encoding VTT domain-containing protein; the protein is MHSLGPDWMDPQWLLDRFGGQFFWVSAAIVFIECGLLFPILPGDSLLFAVGLFIANGDSIDVNIGVACAVLTAAAFLGNITGYEIGRAVGAPLYEREGRFIKKKYFDDTHAFFEKHGAKALIIGRFVPIVRTFITVVAGVSRMDRRHFFVWSGVGALLWATGITLLGYFLGKRFPALTEHLELAILAIVAVSVVPMIFEFVRAKSAARVAIEETEEVVEDLIEGRD
- a CDS encoding STAS/SEC14 domain-containing protein; its protein translation is MIRLLRDMPAGVLGLEAVDDVEKEDYQKVIVPAVNKVIEEHGKVRLVYVLGPEFDDYEGDAVWEDLKLGARHPTSFERMAIVTDAAWAGPAVKVFSVLWPGQARAFRLSDLEAAKHWAAEDSS
- a CDS encoding VOC family protein, which gives rise to MGQTPGPGVRQLRLTVHAEDYEQAVAFYRDTLGMPVELHVESEGGAEVMILDAGRATLELCNTAQVELIDQVEVGRRVSPKFRLALEVMDADGATTRAVESGADLVAEPTRTPWNSLNSRLETPGGIQLTLFEELGD
- a CDS encoding DinB family protein; protein product: MPETPRKHPDMWVEPDVDPRQPFENVPKDERGTYADYLRHYRLTLEMKCEGLSPEQMATRSVPPSTMSLLGLVRHMAEVERSWFRRVLSQEDAPRLWGPRRSDADWDGAVGDAACVEEAWKAWREEVAFAEQWVQGNPDMALEVTHHGDTVSARDVLVHMVEEYARHCGHADLLRECIDGRTGQ
- a CDS encoding TrmH family RNA methyltransferase — encoded protein: MPAIVVVVTDEDNRVGVGPWKGPWPDDERYDPDLLRNGDSRNVVDPYRYWRLEAIVADLDTHRHDFHVAVENWGHDFNIGSVIRTANAFNARAFHIVGKRRWNRRGAMVTDRYQHEHHHPEVTDLVAWAAAAGGEGRGIPLIGIDNLPGSVPLETFDLPRECVLVFGQEGPGLSPAMREACVAVLDIAQFGSTRSINAGAAAAIAMHAWVRRHVFNQPVRET
- a CDS encoding SigE family RNA polymerase sigma factor, with the protein product MEGTVEDFERFVQTRSVGLLRTAYLLTGDRHLAEDLLQDCLSRLAQHWESVQRQGNPEAYARRALYHRAVDGWRARRRRPTLVAPAAEDTVHRADTADQFADSDQRLLLKDALARLSPKQRAVLVLRFYEDRTEAETAAILGWSVSTVKTSTRGALARLRATAPELADLWVGTHGKVAAR